One Pseudomonas sp. FP1742 genomic window carries:
- the fkpB gene encoding FKBP-type peptidyl-prolyl cis-trans isomerase: protein MAEQRIGQNTEVTLHFALRLENGDTVDSTFDKAPATFKVGDGNLLPGFEAALFGFKAGDKRSLSIEPENAFGQPNPQNVQIIPRSQFQDMELSPGLLVIFNDAANTELPGVVKEFDDAQVTIDFNHPLAGKTLTFDVEIINVKAL, encoded by the coding sequence TTGGCTGAACAACGTATCGGCCAGAACACGGAAGTCACCTTGCACTTTGCATTGCGCCTGGAGAACGGCGACACCGTCGACAGCACTTTCGACAAAGCCCCGGCGACCTTCAAGGTCGGTGACGGCAACCTGTTGCCAGGCTTCGAGGCCGCGCTGTTCGGCTTCAAGGCCGGCGACAAGCGCAGCCTGTCCATCGAGCCGGAAAACGCCTTTGGCCAGCCTAACCCGCAAAACGTGCAGATCATCCCGCGCTCACAGTTCCAGGACATGGAACTGTCGCCAGGATTGCTGGTGATCTTCAATGATGCGGCCAATACCGAGCTGCCAGGTGTGGTGAAGGAATTCGATGACGCGCAAGTGACCATCGACTTCAACCACCCGCTCGCCGGTAAGACCTTGACCTTTGACGTCGAGATCATCAACGTCAAAGCGTTGTAA